In Montipora foliosa isolate CH-2021 chromosome 9, ASM3666993v2, whole genome shotgun sequence, the DNA window atatctcttttcatcatatttgaacaaaatttggttgagtgtatgacatcatcacttggctaatttgcatattttaaaaactcgaatatctctggaacgaaaagagatatttgaaaaaagtaaacagcatttttcttctcacgcagactacttgtttatgtttcaaaatgccTTAGATaagaaagatgcgattttcgtcatagtaccactttaaacccAGTAGCATGGAAGCTGCGCTCCACCGAGGGCTATAGGCTCTCAAGACCGGTAGGGTCCAAAGTCACAAATCTACTGTACATTGACGACTTGAAGGTCTTCACGGCGTCTCAAGCAAAGCTTGACAGAGTACTCAAGATGACAAAGGAGGCGATGGAGGACGTTGGTTTGCAATGGAATCCAAAGACTTGCAATGTGCTCAACGCGAGAAGGGATGTTCCGGTTGATGTAACTGAAGGGTTCAAGTCAGGGGCGACGGTCATCGATAGCCTGAAGGAGGACAACCTACCGGTTCTTAGGAGCTCCGGAACGGCTACTTTAAGAAGAGAACCTGGCTCTGCATCGTGCTACTAAGACCTACCTTCAGAAACTCTCTGTCATCTGGTGGAGCCCACTGTCAGACACCAATAGAGTTCAAGCGTCCAATCAGCTTGCCATGCCAGTGCTGttgtatcagaaacccataagagttgaaacgtgtaacgcgcgttcacagcttccgaatattcagtgcgaactgattggttgaatgtttcagtgctaagtaccatatttggaaacccctcgctcttgttgttccaaatatggtacttagcaaattgaatattcagaagcttgtttcccagcacacaaggggccgttacacgtttcaacccttatgggtttctggttgtaTCTTATGTGGTCCCAACGCTTGTGTCTGACAGACTTGCGCGACATCGATAGGCAGGAACGGAAGATCGTGTGTGAGAGTGGTGGCAAGCATCCACTAGGACTGAAAGCGACTGTCTATCTGCCGAGAGCTCTGGGAAGACGTGCAATGAGATCAGTAGAGGAAGAGTACAAAATGACTAAGATCAAGTCAGCCATTAAGCTGTATAGTGATGAGGACTCTACCACGAGCCTGGTGCGGGCGTTTAAAGAGAATGCGGCACATCAAGGTCATCAGTCGCTCGTCAAAGAGGCTAGAATGGTTGCAGAGGAATTGGGGATCACCCTTGATCTGAGTTTTCCGCACCCCAAGTGTCGTAACACATAGATGGAGCAGATATACGTAGAGACAAGACCAAGAGGCACCTCAAAAAGGCTGCACTGGAGCGGCGGAAAACTGAAGTCAAGGAAAAGAGATGGCAAAGACTGCTCCTCGCAGCTAGATGGGAGAATGACCAGCTGAACCAGCGGGGATGCTTCGCATGGCTGAAGAATTGGGATACGGCGCCTACACACACCATCGCGGGGATGCTCGAACTTTACGAACAGCTAACACCGACAAAGGTCTATCACGCACGCAAGACCCATACCAACCAACCTAATGACACCCTATATGTAGACTCTGTGGCAAAACTGCCGAAAGTATCCCTCACGTGCTGGCGAGTTGTTCTGCGCTTGCGCAGAATAAGTACCTCGCGCGTCATAATGCGGCCCTCAAAGTACTGTTCCGGGAAATGCTTAGAGAGCTTCAGCTCTCTGATACAGTGTCATCGTGGTATTCTTCGGTCGTTCCCAAACCCATCTATTAGTCAACCGAGGACCAAGCATATTGGGATATCCCattctttgcagtaagtgaGCAAGTGAGGCAGAACAGAGTGGATGCGAGATTTATAGATCACGAGAAGAAGAGAGTTCTGGCGGTAGAAATGAGCTGCCCTTGGACGGAGAACAGAGGAACGAAACAAGAAGAGAAGATCACCACGTACGGCCCCCTCTGCTGGGAACTCAATCAGCAGTTCCCAGGATATGACATTCTGCAGTATAACATCATCATAGATGATGCAACGGAAAAAAGTACGGCAATAGAATGTTAACGCAGGTCAAAGGTAAAAATCTCGCTTTGCATTTCAAAGTGCCAGTAATTTCCAGTAAATCCATGGATATGGAAGCCAGCAAAGCGGGTGGCACCTGTTAGGGGCGCTGATCGGCCAGCGGATGCTCCCTGTATGATTATGGTTTTCTCTATTTTTAGAAACCGAAGAATGAATGCATCGATCAGTTGAAGAGTTCACATTCACGGAAGATCACTTTAAACTATTATTGTCAGAGCTGCCTCTGTGTTATTCAGTCGATATGGTGTGAACGGTTAAAAGAATTTGTTTGATAAGGGTCTTCTTTGATGTTTCCATGTCAGCCAATTTGTCATCGTTGCTAAGTTCTGCGCCGAATCATTCGACAATTGTCACAAGTTTGCCAACAACAGCAATCTCACCAGGATTCGCCCAAGATGAAAGGATTTTCTTTCAAACGGCCGCTGCTCGTGGTATTTCGGGGTTTTTTGTATGGTTGTCCTTAATTATAACATGCCATCAGGTAAATTAAAAGATCACTTCTGCAAGTTTACGGTTTCCTCTAACCAGGGTTTATATTATATGCGTTGTATATTTGCTGTGTAATTGGAGTTTTGACACGGATTTTGTTACTTTTGATAGGATCATTTGCTTCCTTAGTAATCTATAGTTTCTCCTTCATATTTAATAGATGGCACATATTCCGTAGGATCTTTTGATTGTGgttataaaaaaagaaaataaataaaaaatatattcttgGGCCATGCGGATGACGTCAAAATTATTCAAGACAAAAAGGTGGCATACAATTAAAACTGTGTGAAAATATAATTTCATTCTATTGTGAAAAGCAttgcaaatttgaaaaattaGTACATTCTGTTTGCTTGTTTAATCCCCTTTTCGTGTCAATTTTGGAGTACAGAATAAGACAGTTCACCCAATAATTTAAGGCTATTTGAATTGCTGGAAGTTGGTCTCCATGTTGAAAAGTAACCGAAAGACCCAAATCTTCTAAGGAAGGCTATTAATTACTCTGCAGTAGAACAAACACAAGTTTTTTTCACACCAAATACCGATATCTTGTGCAGATCAACCACTTAATGGACATCTCTTTGCATTTTCAGTTCAGTACAATTTTGATATAATTTCAGTAGACCTGTAGGTTttattttcccatttcagaccatgtgatcttggaacagtttctttcaaatgtcatcTGATGCATGTGCATACGTaagcataacttatgaaaaaagaaaagaaaaattccctTTAGACTGGGTCTGgaattggaaaacaaaatctACGCACTAAAATTACCGGTAGGTCTATTCAATTTTATTatcagctaaagtgacaaaggAGAACAAAAATGGCCGCTACCTGCAGATAGCATTGGCTAGTTGAGACAGGTAGCAACAGAAGGCTTGTCAAATCTGAATaaggtaaaaataaaataaaagaaaataaaaagataaaagataTTCATCTTCATACAGTACATGGTAAGCATAGGTAAGCATACACTAATACAGCTCCTCAAGCTATGTAAATAAAATAAGTTCTGTTCTAGTACTTTTACAAGGTTGAGAATTACATcagaaattaaataaaataataaattaggGTTCAAATTACGTTACCACACTATTATGCTTATTTTGGCTGAAAGTTCAAACAGTTTAACTGTAAGTTTGTGACTTTGAAAATTCTTTGCTTGTAGATTTATCATCACCTGAAGTATTACACCAACCCCAGTGAACAGAGATGGATTGTTCGAATACTCTTTATTGTTCCCATCTACGCATTTGATTCTTGGCTAAGTTTGCTGTTCTTTGAACAGTCCTATTATGTTTACTTTGACAGCATCAGGGACTGCTATGAAGGTATGGTTAACTATAaactgatttcagtttacatgtaGTTGGTTACATTTATGGTCCCCATCATTAAGGATGATGGGGGACCTACATAGTCCTCTCTTTTCTCCCATGTCGTCTGGTTTTATGACTCTTTTCTTAAGCATGTTCTTGcatttgttgttttcctgtACAAAGCTGAGCATCGAGCTAACCAGGTTTGGCAATCCTGGGCTGACTGGTACCAGAACTGGCTATCAAGGCCAAAGATGTTTAGGACCTCTTAAACACAGTCATTCCACCTATATTATTACAGTATGTTAGTTCAAAATACCTCACTACTTGTaatctttaaataaaatgtttggGGAGTCGGGTTGATGCGCTTAGTGAGAGCGCCAGTCTGGATTGATTCCTAGACTCAATGTCATttctgggttgagtttgttagtactccactctgctctgagaggtaaTATTATCTGGGACTGCTCTAGTTTTCCCTCTCACCAAAAACCATCATTTGATTTGTGAATTTTGATTAGATTTATTTTACAGTCTCCCAAATCAGTAAAGCATTTGTACTCAGGTCTACCTGCAGATCCTGGGTGCAAAATCCTTAATGCTTGTAAAAATATCACAGTTTCCCTTCCTTTATCTGGAAAAGGAATAACGTTTGGAATATTCATTACATGGGTGCTTGGGCAATTAGAAAGCAGTTGCCTCTTCTTCCAAGTATAATGCTTTTAACTGTCTTTATTTTATTACAGCCTTTGTCATCTATAACTTTTTGAGTTTGTGTTATGAATATCTGGGTGGAGAAATGTCAATCCTGAGTGAAATAAGAGGCCGACCCATCAAGTAAGTCTTTGTATGTTAAGGTTTTGCACTTTGTAGCAGTTTGTGCTGTACATAAGGAGTTAAGAATGTTAGGATGTCCTTGTTTTTGCCTGAGTAATTCATGGAAAGAAGGGGTCCTAGTAAACATTTACTGCAAAttgtttttaccacttgcatgGTTGCACAGGCCATAAGATTAAGATCTTATCAAGAGCAATCTGTGGTAACTTGCTTCACAGGTTATggttgttgatgatgatgatgataaactttatttaatgtGTTGAGAATCTCTAGTGCATAGCACTAATTGGtgatacaaaaataaaataatctagGATAACAATGCTAAAAATAGTAAAAGCTAGGGAAACTTAAAAGAAAtctaaaacctatttacaaGTAAAATTTTTGCTTAATGACATAGAGTCTCTAAGTTAACTACCGGTATTACAAAGCATACAATTGCTACAATTGTTGATGACATTTTGAGTTGATTAGCCCTTTTCCTCCTagacttgtagattttactttCGCCAGGTGATTGTACTCGTCAGTGGGGCCAGTTTAGGGGTTTAAGGATTAATTAACCCATTTGACGCCTGGGAGGGAGactcaacagattttactctgtctaatgccagacaattttactcaccAACTGGGGGtatcctagggcatttgaggtgttaATGGGTTAAGCAGTAAAACACTATATCCCCTTCCATGAAGAATTACCACACTTATTTTTGTCCATGTTCTTATGGACTTGCTGTGTATAATTTTTTAGAGCCAGCTGGTTGTGGTGCACATGTTGTCTCACTGGATGCCAGCACACCATAGTTTTCCTGCGTTTCTGTAAAAGGGTGAGTTTTGAAATTTCCAGAGATCGTGTTTCACAGGTAGATTTATATCTGAGACAGTTTGTCCTGCTACAGGTCAAATTATTTCAATAACGCAAGAATGGTTGTactcagtaataataatattactgtcAGTGACCATTTTGTTCAGAGACAGAATTCTCATTTACCTAAGTTATACCATACATTCATTTAACAAGTCAATATGACATACAGGTATAATTAAGATTATGACTTTGCAGGAGATATGTATGACTTATGCAATGTTATGCCACCAGCTTGCCACtgtaaataattatgcaaaaataTTCCCACTTTTTACatttaaattacatttttgccATGCAACCTAATATATCAACAGGAGATTATTGTGATGTGTACATTTTTATCCAGGCGACTCTCCAATACTGCGTAATTAAACCACTCATGGCAGCCATCACATTAATTCTTCAGCCGATGGGTTATTACTCTGATGGAGACTGGCGGtaggttattatttttttgtggttGTTATTCATTTTTTAGAAGCAACTGAGGCCTTTCAGGTGTGTGCAAGCTTTagacataattttatttattgatgGTGACTTAAAGTGaatactcaaaaaaaaaattgagtagTCCTTTGTAGGAGTTCAACCTACGACCTTCTGATTACTAGTTTGGGATTACTAGTTAGCAAGGATGCTTTATCACTGAACTCTAGGAGACTTGTTGGAGTTACGACATTGAACTTAAGGTTTGACTCCTGCAAAGGcgaagctagaatttttccgagtatccatGAGGCACCATTGaaaagaatattctttcatttaaACCCATCCCTTTAAGTGGTCTTGTatgtttagtttgttttcaCGGTTTTGTTGATACTTGGAAATGCATCCTAAGCTTTgttcaaacaagaaaattgccaagatattattaaattttgtgaaaagtACTTGCTGCCCCCTGAGTCGCCCACAATTTCTTCCTTGTGGGTGTCAGCTAGTACTGATGCTCTACTGCCAAGTGAAACATCTATGTGATATCTACACTTTTGTTTTCTGAAGagaagaatttatttttatcCTCAATAACATGCTACGTGTGAGTGGAATAGACTTTATTTtggtttccttgcaaattggccagCAGAGCTCGTTAccatttgttttaaattgaatttaacCCATTGGCAAGTAAAATTGCTTGGttctagacagagtaaaatctattttgTCTCACTTCCAGGAGTCAGTGAGTGAACCAATTGACCCCTGGACCTGGTCTCATTCGTAGtgatcaatgggttaatataataatattactctttattatataaacaccaatgcaATACCAAGTGAACTTTCGCGCGGAAACATGATATTTTCACACGtaaagataacatgttattttcacatgtgaaaagatcgCTGTCGTAtagttacatataaaaatcgcgcctttcgatgcctttcgtgaaatgatttagtatttcattggtgtttaatatacgtataataaacagaatattacatggccgttaGAAGATACCACGTGGCCGTGTAATATCCTATATTTCTCTTAAGTGAAGAGAATTGGGGCAATTTGTGGATTGACTTTCTTTTGACGTTTGGCTCTCTTTCTggacatttttcctttctttccactTTTAGGGCCGATCGTGGATATCTCTACATCACAATAGTGTACAACATTACTGTGTCCCTGGCTCTGTATGCGTTGTTTCTGTTTTATCAGGCCACAAGAGATATGCTCAGTCCTTATTATCCTGTGCTGAAGTTTTTCACCATCAAATTTGTCATTTTCATGTCATTCTGGCAAGGTAGGAAACAAGAAGCACTCAAAGCACACATAAGCTGGCATTGTCTTTCAATCTTTTCACAATCTGATGGATTGATTGACAGATCAATTCTTATTTATTCAGTTGACCATTCGTTCAAGCAATCAGTTTGACATTTCTCCAAACATTCCACACATTCTCTCTTTTCTCAATTTGTTTATTTACTGTAAAACGGTTACTGAACACCCATGATTCCCTTTTCTTACTACAGTATGTTCATACATACTCTCATTTTGATTTGTCCATTTCTTCATTCATCAACTCTTCCTGGGAAAGATCGAAGGTGACTCTTTTTGAAGGGTACTCTTCTCTTAGAGCGGGTTTCAATTGTTGAGTTTTTTTTTAGCAGATGCTGACAATGAAAATGAGCCAGTCGTAATGTGGGACAAGTACATTCTGGCAGCCGTTGTAAAGCGCGGGAAAGTCATAAAGCAAATCACAGTTGATTTGCTTTTCTTTAAAGATactccttattccaaaatggccacaattttagtgttcttttgtttgtttgcaaattagtCCTTGTTGCCTTGTTCAAGGTGAAATAATCTTTCGAATTTTCAGGCTAAGAGTGAGTTAAAAAGGGCTAATTTGTAAGAAACAACTggcgttaaagaacccacacactgttcgagaAGAGGAGCTGAGGAGGGgatgaagtccccggtgttgaggctatcctgttctctccagcagaaatggccggcttggcagtgatgtttCTAAAAAGGCTTGCGGTGCATGAGGCCatctaagcagaaacagccataagtcaaaaagggactttgccgagtgttGAAACCTGTAGATGATGTAGATGTAGCCGAGATGTAGAtctcacacactattcgaaaagagtaggggggCATGGAGTTCCTGGGGTTGTAGTCCGGCCTGAATTTTCCATCAAAATGTGACCTGCTTGGCAGTGATGCCTCAAAAAAGCTTACGGTGTGCGAGGCACGaaagcaaaaacagccataCCTTCCATACCTTGAAAGGAGACTTTCCCAAGTGCTGGATCATGCAGATGTAGCGTTGATTTTGGGGATGGTAAAGAGACGAGCTTTCTACACGTTTTTGATACTTCgaaaaaatgtttcaaaaacacATCAGCTTGCTAACACTTGACGCGATCATACAGTGCATGAGCTGGTAACCTGGATATTTGTGAGTCAAAGGATAACAAATTCCTGTATGAAATTATTTCTCATGCGTCTTTGAcatcttttttctttaaaactcaGGTGTACTCCTAGCAGTGTTGGAGAAAGTCGGTGCTATCCGCACGTATCACGACTTATCTGCGGGAACTATAGCTGCAGGCTATCAAAATTTTGTCATCTGCATCGAAATGTTTTTCGCGGCCATTGCATTGAGATACGCTTTCCCTTACTCCATCTACCGCCACCAGAAGAAACTCAACGAGCGAGGAGAAGGAACCGCCTTGAAAAGCATATCAAGAAACCTTAGACAAACCATTAATCCGAAAGACATTGTGGACGATGCAATACATAACTTTTCCAGATCGTATCAGCATTACGAAAATGCACAGAATCTCAGAGTCAACGAAGAGACGGTTTTTGACGAGGAGAGGGCAGCTATACCGGAGAGTGGTGAGGTGACCTCCTATAGGAGCACTGTCGTGGATAACTTAGACAGTATCAGACCTGGCATGCAGGTTACTGTGTTGGATGGCCATGGTTTTAAGTATGGTAATGCGAATACCACGTTAATAGAATCAGATGAAGAGTTTTAACACTGCTGTGTTGCTGTCAAAGTAATACTTTCTAGAACTTGCCATGAGTAACAgctgaataccccgccactccaaaagggatcttgaaaagtgatggctacgcggctacgcagtggtccgttaccacccctccccctagaATATGTTAGTAAGAAaaaagtggctacgcggctgcGCAGTGGCTACTACCAcccttcttcacacgatctcgtttAATAAAAAgcgtagttaaccgaaccgtgaaatgatttcttaaatttttaaagacttcttaggcctaatttctgaaacgaacgcttaggcttaatcagtaaacgagtgctatattcagcTCAAGATCTCGTTAATGaccactgcgtagccgcgtagccacttctttCCTTAACTAACATAGGGGGAGGAGTGGTAACGACtgactgcgtagccgcgtagccacacttttTAAGATCACTTttggagtggcggggtattcagcagttaagcccGTGGGATTGTAATCAGTCGACAGGAAACAATTGCGTTCGCTTGTTTTTACATTCCTTGCCGTTCTCTCCCGAACAACGACGTAGAACGCGGACCAACTTGAGGTTTTTAGAAGACGTGACGAAATGATGTTCAGGCTTTTCTAGTTTTAAACGACAGTCCAATCAATATCGCAAATGCAGCCAATCAGGTATGAGGGAGTTAAAGCAGCGTCGACGACGAAGACCCAAGAGTTGACAACAGTGGAGCTAATCGTGCGGCAGGCATTTAAGAACATTTCTTTATAAGTCGTTCTCGGCGAAATGCCAAATTAAGGCTACTTTGACAGCACACAACAGTCAATGTTACATTTTAAATCTTTACGTTGCTACCAACCCTCGCCTGCTTTGCACTATTCAGTGTAAAATTATCGCGAAGTTTTTGAGATAACGGAAGTTTGTATTTCGTTGAAGTTGCTGTTCTCGTTGCTTTGAACATCCTCAttggccactttcaaaaataccataatactctttgttagccatccaaaattttgcataagcattgtttccagtttctcttgagacttacaatggtcccaagagaaaataaaaacaatgcatgCTTATGCagaattttggagggcaaacaaagagtattatggtatttttgaactagaatggatactccaacACAAGGTGAGACACTTCGTGGCACATACAGCTGTATGCAGGTGTAACGTttgttgctcgaagcatggttagcgctaagcTAAGCGATgtttaagaggtatcaaaacccataggtttccatggtatttaacgcttgGTTAACGCTAACCTTGCTTccagcaacccgggcctgagTGTTAACCCGCTTTGGTAGATAAACAACCCTCTGCTTCGGCAGAGAATGACCGCTGGGTTAGGCACTGATCTGGTTAGCGTTCATAAATTTTTCTGGTGACACTATGTTTAAACTTAGTAAAACTTTTGGTAAGATCGTTTGGTACTTTAAACACAAAActaagtgtctcaccttattttggagtatccattctagtCACGACCCTTATGCTGTGTAACTTCGTTCTGGATGTAGACACAAAATGttcaagcgcgggaaaatacgCGTGAGCAAGCAAATATTTTTAAGGTTGGTGAAAAGATTCCGCGAATCAGGAAGTGTATTATTGAACAAACCGGGAAGAGCACTTTTCAGTCGAGTGGCGTGAAACCAAAATCGGTGATTGCTTCGAGGCAAGCAGCGCGGTTTGATAGGACTGATTACAACAGCGCGGGAAATTGCGCGCGTGACAGGTTTTGGCTCGCTTCTCATTGATGTAAATAAAGCAGACGCAAAATTTTAAGATCAAGCTCGGCGTGACACAGTGTAGATTTCTTACAAAACCTCCGCTTAAATTGATAAACCTAAGTTAAGTTGTAATATATTTATTCGTTCTAGCATATCGTGTTAATATTCTTTTCATGAGCATATCTTTTTTCGAAGTGTGAGTGTTAATATTAGAATTGCATAGATGGATATATTAAACATGACGAATTAGTGAGTAAAAATCTTGCGATTTAGAACGCAATTGTTATTTGAATTCTTATCTTTAAAGAAACTCTTGTTCTGTTTTCTGAGGGAAGAGTGGAAGACtatattttgaaaattcttCACTAGCTGTTTAACGTTCAACCATCTGGGTTATCCAAGCAACAAGATTTAcgccttttttgaaaaagtgttctCTTACCGCCTCGACTTGAATATCAGTTTCCTAGCAACACAAGCTATAAAAGTCACAAACTGTTCCCCTAGCAAACAGAACCATACACGAAAAATAACACGGACGCTAACATAAAGAAGATAGTTGACACTAAGACTCATTCGTAAAGTTTATCTGAGTTGCCTTGGGGTATGCATCCCATTTCTTGTAATCATGGCCAAAACGGTGTCAATCAacaggaagaccttagacagcaatgaccagaaccaggttgctgaccagcggttatcgttaaaacaatggtttgctgggggtgttcagtctcgcgggctcagaaaatctggttgtggtcattgttatttaaggtttttccaaTCAACAGtgtttcacgtgacgtcacggaggccatgttggtttccccaactaatcctctgagaattgagctctattatcatgcgaacgttttcctttgtttcgatggaaaaacaaggttactgaccacgtgagtgaaaacactctatggGGAATTGATCATgaagcaacgacaacgtcacaaagcaAGAATTAGATATACATAATCGTGCTGTACATATTGCCTTGCTCCACAAAGcaacatgaaatcaccaaattttaggttttgatgacaacgtgggcagacaatgaaccattcatttttcgtcgttactttaaaaccgttcatacccattcagttacaggatagttcgcccgtgaagaagatggaataatcgcgaaatagtTATGACAGAGCTAAGTCATGTTTTCCTTGACGTTGCGACTGTTCTTGCTCAAACTTCCTACTATAAACCTCATATACTAAGTGCAAAATGATTGggccaatagaccattttcgaattctcacggctggactggatctagcatgaaatggaggttaatgcgggcaaattattttatgtgtgaaaagatttgcccgcatttgTCCCCATTTCATGCTACTGTAGATCCAGTGCAGcggtgagaattcgaaaattgGTTTTTCTACAGTACAACCGACCTACGTTACCTCAAGCTGCGATTTTATAACTAAAGgataaattgttttgaaaatctCCTTGTTTTTTTTCAGTTCGTGGCTTCAATGCAAAAGCTTGTTGGTACGAACGAGAAATTGGTTAAGCAAGTGTTTATCTACCTCGGTTGCGCGTAGTATTGATTGTAAAACTCAAGTGAGGAAGTATCTGATAAATAGGGCAAATGCACGTTTGATTTGTCTATATCCTTGATTATTTACCTGTTGTAGTGTCCTTAATATTATACATTATTAATATCACTAtggtcattattattattattattattgttattattattattattattattattattattattattattattattatagtattgttgtaaattttacagagGAAGAGCCACCTTTCAGTGGAAACACTGTAATaaagccattattattattattagttcaCTTTAAACTTGTTTAGAACCAGTTACGTTTTTTGCGCGCGCGTGTGAATGGCACAAATCTAAACCCAGTTCACTTAAAATTACTGATTTGAAACTTGTTTAGCTGTTTGGTTTCCATGGGGTACGAGAGCCATAAGGACTTGAGGACGACACTGGCTTATTGGCGGCCAGAGCCCATAGGTTGTCCAAGTAGTCAACACGGTTTACCGCAAACCATGCTTCAACCAACTCTGTCCTGTTctcttaaggccgggacacactaggcgattaGTTGCTgtgacacgtcgcggggacaagtcgccgcaacaattcgccttgtgtgacacggttaatttcatgaaaaccattgtcgctgcggcagaattttgtcgccgcgatcagtcgcacgaattcaaaccagtttgaattcgtgcgacttatcgcagcgacaaaattagcgaaagcagcgttgtcgcatcgtttGTACACTTctggcaacaagtcgctgcgacaaaatataaatgaaccaatgagagagcgtcatatggtcagccatattgaattagaaaactagttcacattccccttcatacgagatcactgcgtgtgcaccgaacaggcgtcgtgtcgtagcgacttgttttgcacgtagtacacatggagcaacctgtcgcagagacatgtcgctgcgacttgtcgcctagtgtgtcccggcctttacaGAACATTACTTTACTCATTTGCTCAACTCCACAGATGTCTCAACACAATGCAAGCGAAAtcatagggagcttaagaacgCATTTAGGTTCCTTCAAATACACGAGGACGAGGTCAACGAGATCGTCGTGGAATTTGCCAGCAgtctttttcaaaactttttccAGATTATTCCAATTTATTCACCTGCTACAAACTAGAAGGAGCGCGTCGCCGTAATAGATCTTAAAAGGGACTTTAAGATTTACGACGGCAACCGTCCATTAAAACGtcacttaaaaataaaactttgcatTATCGAGAATAAGGCCCTGTCCACACGCATCCGAAA includes these proteins:
- the LOC137969823 gene encoding transmembrane protein 184B-like; protein product: MSANLSSLLSSAPNHSTIVTSLPTTAISPGFAQDERIFFQTAAARGISGFFVWLSLIITCHQIYHHLKYYTNPSEQRWIVRILFIVPIYAFDSWLSLLFFEQSYYVYFDSIRDCYEAFVIYNFLSLCYEYLGGEMSILSEIRGRPIKASWLWCTCCLTGCQHTIVFLRFCKRATLQYCVIKPLMAAITLILQPMGYYSDGDWRADRGYLYITIVYNITVSLALYALFLFYQATRDMLSPYYPVLKFFTIKFVIFMSFWQGVLLAVLEKVGAIRTYHDLSAGTIAAGYQNFVICIEMFFAAIALRYAFPYSIYRHQKKLNERGEGTALKSISRNLRQTINPKDIVDDAIHNFSRSYQHYENAQNLRVNEETVFDEERAAIPESGEVTSYRSTVVDNLDSIRPGMQVTVLDGHGFKYGNANTTLIESDEEF